A window of the Acidobacteriota bacterium genome harbors these coding sequences:
- the uvrA gene encoding excinuclease ABC subunit UvrA — translation MSELEAIIVRGARVNNLKNITFTLPFNQLTVVTGVSGSGKSSLAFDTVYAEGQRRYVESLSAYARQFLERMDKPDVDEVLGICPAIAINQKNSTRNPRSTVATQTEIYDYLRLLFARIGTTFCYNCGQEVKRDTPQSIADEVLALPTGTRFYVLFPAAAGTEYVHEEQVPEAINGAKKKRGKAAPKKPAINVQAHLMSLLQRGFTRLFTVADQQTIELQTPDSFTGKDFDGVYVLVDRLAVRDDVRSRLVDSVETCYRDGHGQAVIQTVGDNPQTLVYAEKFACKRCNIAYVLPEPQLFSFNNPFGACPNCQGFGNTIGVDFNLVIPNRELSLKDGAIEPFTKPAWEDWRDAVLTFAKREGIPADAPFANLTAEQQKAVIEGRTGFKGITGFFDYLETKKYKLHIRVFLSKYRGYTRCPHCAGGRLRQEARAVKINGRSLGEVSALSIRDARAFFNGLQLTVEQMAIADRLLKEITSRLKFLNDVGLDYLSLDRLASTLSGGEAQRIQLATHLGSSLVGALYVLDEPSIGLHPRDGARLIKLLENLRDIGNTVLVVEHDAEMMRNADHILDIGPGAGELGGEVIYEGAFAGLLKHEASLTGRYLRHELQIKAPTEHRPRGKHSIQLRGARENNLQKLDVEIPLGQLVCVTGVSGSGKSTLVHTCLFAGLKHQRGDWQGNVGQFASLEGGKYLDDIILVDQSPIGRTPRSNPVTYIKVYDLIREAFAETREAQARGYNPSHFSFNVPGGRCETCQGDGTVTVEMQFLADVELVCEECKGTRFKSTLLEVKYRGKNIHEVLNLTVREAIAFFQPLPRIASKLKVLDDVGLGYLRLGQSATTLSGGEAQRVKLASYLTKKAGDQSLYIFDEPTTGLHFDDINKLLASFRRLLEAGASLIVIEHNLDVIKTADWIIDLGPEGGVGGGELIAEGPPEAIMQVAESYTGQYLRAHLQHVSVARP, via the coding sequence ATGTCCGAACTGGAAGCGATCATCGTGCGCGGTGCGCGCGTTAATAATCTGAAAAACATCACGTTCACTCTCCCCTTCAACCAACTCACCGTCGTCACTGGCGTCAGCGGCTCCGGCAAGTCTTCGCTGGCGTTCGATACCGTCTACGCCGAAGGGCAGCGGCGTTACGTCGAATCGTTGTCGGCGTATGCACGCCAGTTTCTCGAACGCATGGACAAGCCGGATGTGGATGAAGTGCTCGGCATCTGTCCGGCGATTGCCATTAATCAGAAAAATTCGACGCGCAATCCGCGTTCGACCGTGGCGACGCAGACCGAGATTTACGATTACTTGCGGTTGCTGTTTGCGCGCATCGGCACGACGTTCTGTTACAACTGCGGGCAGGAAGTGAAACGCGACACGCCCCAATCCATCGCCGATGAAGTGCTGGCGTTGCCGACGGGCACGCGCTTTTACGTCCTGTTTCCCGCTGCGGCGGGCACCGAATACGTGCACGAAGAGCAGGTTCCCGAAGCCATCAATGGCGCGAAAAAGAAACGCGGCAAGGCAGCTCCGAAAAAGCCCGCGATCAACGTGCAGGCCCATTTGATGAGCCTGCTGCAACGCGGCTTCACGCGCCTGTTCACTGTCGCCGATCAACAGACCATTGAATTGCAAACGCCCGACAGTTTTACCGGCAAGGATTTTGACGGCGTGTATGTGTTAGTAGATCGTTTGGCGGTGCGCGACGACGTGCGTTCGCGGCTGGTGGATTCGGTCGAGACTTGTTACCGCGACGGGCATGGGCAGGCGGTGATTCAAACCGTGGGCGATAACCCACAGACGTTGGTTTACGCCGAAAAGTTTGCCTGCAAGCGTTGCAACATTGCTTACGTGCTGCCCGAACCGCAGCTCTTCAGCTTCAACAATCCGTTCGGTGCGTGCCCCAATTGCCAGGGCTTCGGCAACACAATCGGCGTGGATTTCAATCTGGTCATTCCCAATCGCGAATTGTCGCTCAAGGACGGGGCTATCGAACCGTTCACCAAACCGGCCTGGGAAGATTGGCGTGACGCGGTGCTCACCTTCGCCAAACGCGAGGGCATTCCCGCCGATGCGCCGTTTGCCAATCTGACGGCTGAACAGCAAAAAGCCGTGATCGAGGGGCGCACCGGGTTCAAAGGCATCACGGGCTTTTTCGATTATCTCGAAACCAAAAAGTACAAGCTGCACATCCGCGTTTTCCTCTCGAAATACCGCGGCTACACGCGCTGTCCGCACTGCGCGGGCGGACGGTTACGGCAAGAAGCGCGCGCGGTCAAAATCAACGGGCGTTCGTTGGGCGAAGTCAGCGCGCTTTCCATCCGCGATGCGCGCGCCTTTTTCAACGGCTTGCAACTGACCGTTGAGCAGATGGCGATTGCCGACCGGTTGCTGAAAGAGATCACTTCGCGGCTGAAGTTTTTGAATGATGTCGGCCTGGATTACCTCTCGCTGGATCGGCTGGCCTCGACGCTGTCGGGCGGCGAGGCGCAGCGCATTCAACTCGCCACGCATCTGGGGTCGTCGCTGGTCGGCGCGCTGTACGTGCTGGATGAGCCGAGCATCGGCTTGCATCCGCGTGATGGGGCGCGACTGATCAAACTGCTCGAAAACCTGCGCGACATCGGCAACACCGTGTTGGTGGTCGAACACGACGCCGAGATGATGCGCAACGCCGATCACATCCTCGACATCGGCCCCGGCGCGGGCGAACTCGGCGGCGAAGTGATTTACGAAGGCGCTTTCGCCGGGTTGCTCAAACACGAAGCCTCGCTGACGGGCCGCTACCTGCGCCACGAATTGCAGATCAAGGCGCCGACCGAACATCGCCCGCGCGGCAAGCATTCGATTCAACTGCGCGGCGCGCGCGAAAACAATTTGCAAAAGCTGGATGTCGAAATCCCGCTCGGCCAACTCGTTTGCGTCACCGGCGTGTCGGGCAGCGGTAAATCCACGCTCGTGCACACCTGCCTCTTCGCCGGATTGAAACACCAGCGCGGCGATTGGCAAGGCAACGTCGGCCAGTTCGCCTCGCTCGAAGGCGGCAAGTACCTAGACGACATCATTCTCGTAGACCAATCGCCCATTGGTCGCACACCGCGCTCGAATCCGGTGACGTACATCAAGGTCTACGACCTCATCCGCGAAGCCTTTGCCGAAACGCGCGAGGCGCAGGCACGCGGTTACAACCCCTCGCATTTTTCCTTCAACGTGCCCGGCGGTCGTTGCGAAACCTGCCAAGGCGACGGCACCGTCACCGTCGAAATGCAGTTCCTGGCCGATGTCGAACTGGTGTGCGAAGAGTGCAAAGGCACGCGCTTCAAATCCACGCTGCTCGAAGTCAAATATCGCGGCAAGAACATCCACGAAGTCCTCAACCTGACCGTGCGCGAAGCTATCGCCTTTTTCCAGCCCTTGCCGCGTATCGCGTCGAAGCTGAAAGTGCTGGACGATGTCGGCCTCGGTTATCTGCGCCTAGGCCAATCGGCGACCACGTTGTCGGGCGGCGAGGCCCAGCGCGTCAAACTGGCTTCTTACTTGACCAAAAAGGCGGGCGATCAATCGCTGTACATTTTTGATGAGCCGACGACTGGGTTGCACTTCGACGACATCAACAAACTGCTGGCGTCATTTCGCCGCTTGCTCGAAGCGGGCGCGTCCTTGATCGTGATCGAACACAACCTGGATGTCATCAAGACGGCGGACTGGATCATTGACCTGGGGCCGGAAGGCGGTGTGGGCGGCGGCGAATTAATTGCAGAAGGGCCGCCGGAAGCGATTATGCAGGTGGCAGAGTCGTATACCGGGCAGTATTTGCGGGCACATTTGCAACACGTGTCAGTAGCCCGACCGTGA
- a CDS encoding DUF4384 domain-containing protein, translating into MTKRISLFVAILSLLSFAQIAHGQDTRGILPEEFIKARKAKAKTANPAARRNLYRKATGSAQHANAGNFAQLGLTIWRLRPARTTDTGARIIVHQEAETIEWTPERIAANTPLSLGERLRFSFEAPRAGYLYVIDREQYADGSMGEPSLIFPTLRTRGGDNHVEPGKLIEIPGQDDRPNYFTLRQSRADQAGELLTVIVVAQPLPGLEIGTQALSLSPTQVRQWEQQWGAQTETFEMAGGAGKAWTKAEQEAGAGGTRQLTQEEPGPQTIYRVAVKPDAPLLVKVGLRYGQATRKPRR; encoded by the coding sequence ATGACCAAGCGTATATCTTTGTTCGTTGCCATTCTCAGTCTGCTCAGCTTCGCCCAAATCGCCCACGGCCAAGACACGCGCGGCATCCTGCCCGAAGAGTTCATCAAGGCTCGCAAAGCCAAAGCCAAAACGGCAAACCCGGCGGCCAGGCGCAATCTTTATCGCAAAGCGACTGGCTCCGCTCAGCACGCAAACGCGGGCAATTTCGCGCAACTGGGCCTGACGATTTGGCGCTTGCGGCCAGCCAGGACGACCGACACCGGCGCACGCATCATCGTGCATCAAGAGGCCGAGACCATCGAATGGACGCCCGAACGCATCGCCGCCAACACGCCGTTGAGCCTGGGCGAACGCTTGCGCTTCAGCTTTGAAGCGCCGCGCGCCGGGTATCTTTACGTGATTGACCGCGAGCAATACGCCGATGGCAGCATGGGCGAACCGTCGCTGATCTTTCCCACCTTGCGCACGCGCGGCGGCGACAACCACGTCGAACCCGGCAAGCTCATCGAAATCCCCGGCCAGGACGACCGCCCGAACTATTTCACCCTGCGCCAAAGCCGCGCTGATCAAGCGGGCGAATTGCTGACCGTCATCGTCGTTGCCCAGCCCTTGCCCGGTCTGGAAATCGGCACGCAAGCCTTGTCGCTTTCGCCCACACAGGTGCGCCAATGGGAACAACAATGGGGCGCGCAAACCGAGACCTTCGAGATGGCGGGCGGCGCGGGCAAAGCCTGGACAAAAGCCGAGCAGGAAGCCGGGGCGGGCGGTACGCGCCAGTTGACGCAGGAAGAGCCGGGGCCGCAAACGATTTATCGGGTGGCGGTGAAACCGGATGCGCCCTTGCTGGTCAAAGTTGGGTTGCGCTATGGTCAAGCCACCCGCAAACCACGCCGTTGA
- a CDS encoding CHAT domain-containing protein, with product MTRQAVRSLHQLLFPSYQSRSTELAARLSAGLVLWLVLGQFADFNPLQAQAQELELGKPVQRELTAGGTQSFQVSLTAGQFLHVVVEQRGIDVVLRLWAPDGQKLVEMDSPNSTQGPEAAALIAEQTGTYRIEAASLNQAVPAGQLVMQLQALRPATEQDRRWIAAQRAFLEGNALQRQSTGTARQQAIEKFQEARLAWGIAGDQVMEAHALLRLGQTWGRLGQPQRALSYVTQALELQRGGAAQREEANTLVLLGNIHNELWEPKRALEYFGQALMRQRALADTYAEAQTLLNQGAAYYSLGETARALETYTASLSFWQKVKHRPREATTLHNIGLVYAAQGEFQQALEYYLRALTLQRVLQNPEAEADELNSLGSINGQLGEWQQALTYFEQALARWRVGGNPANEAVALKNIGAAYFALQQFPPALEHYTRALKLNQEVRNRRGEAQTLEKIGELHAAQAQPLKALEAFDQALPLRRALEDRRGEASTLAQLGNDYLTLGVAQKALDNFTPALPLYRAVGDRRGEASVLYGLARVAFLQEMLAEARQYIEAALTIAEAVRADAGSQQARTSYFGTVQQYYQLDVDVLMQLHRVQPTAGFAAQAWQTSERARARSLLEELADARADIRQGADPALLARERELQQLLNTKAQRQLQLQEQRSAETSVKGLQQDLSTLEDEYRQLQFKLRQSSPRYTALTQPQPVGLTELQQQLDADTLLLEYALGPERSYLWAVTKTGLTAYELPAQAQIASAVQTLNRLLTARGIRVVGETPPQQRTRLAQADTQLNDAAHALSRLILSPVAAQLKQQPLVIIADGALQYVPFAMLPEPSRTEEKERENAGAQSAIRNPQSAIPLIVNHELVTLPSASTLAELRKASAGRTPAPKMLAVLADPVFSRADAQSRLNTGKTVAAKPAPRARSIQHEEEKPAVALGRFQAPRLPFTRQEAERIYALAPAEQSLKALDYQASRATAMSAELSQYRYLHFATHGLVDSEHPGMSAIVLSLIDEKGQPQNGFLRAHELYNLNLPAELVVLSACQTALGKDYKGEGLVGLTRGFMYAGAPRVIVSLWNVNDKATAELMARFYERMLRDGQRPAAALRTAQVEMWRQKQWEAPYYWAAFMLQGEWK from the coding sequence ATGACTCGTCAAGCTGTGCGGTCTCTGCATCAACTCCTCTTTCCTTCTTATCAAAGCCGCAGCACAGAACTAGCTGCCCGGTTGAGCGCCGGGCTTGTGCTCTGGCTCGTGCTTGGGCAGTTCGCCGACTTCAATCCTTTGCAAGCGCAGGCCCAGGAATTGGAATTGGGAAAACCTGTGCAGCGTGAGTTGACTGCTGGTGGAACGCAGTCTTTTCAAGTGTCGCTGACGGCGGGCCAATTTCTGCACGTTGTCGTTGAGCAGCGCGGGATAGACGTGGTGTTACGGCTCTGGGCGCCAGACGGGCAAAAGTTGGTCGAGATGGACAGCCCGAACAGTACGCAGGGGCCTGAGGCTGCCGCCCTGATCGCTGAACAAACCGGGACTTATCGGATCGAAGCCGCGTCCTTAAATCAGGCTGTGCCAGCGGGACAGCTTGTCATGCAGCTTCAAGCGCTACGCCCAGCCACCGAGCAAGACCGTCGGTGGATTGCGGCGCAACGAGCCTTTCTTGAGGGCAATGCGTTGCAACGGCAAAGCACTGGGACAGCGCGCCAGCAAGCCATTGAGAAATTCCAGGAGGCGCGGCTCGCTTGGGGCATAGCTGGAGATCAGGTGATGGAGGCGCACGCGCTATTGCGCCTCGGCCAAACCTGGGGACGTTTGGGCCAACCGCAGCGAGCCTTGAGTTATGTTACCCAGGCGCTTGAATTGCAGCGCGGCGGCGCGGCACAGCGCGAGGAAGCCAATACCCTGGTTCTGCTCGGCAATATCCACAATGAATTGTGGGAACCCAAAAGAGCGCTGGAATACTTTGGCCAAGCCCTCATGCGCCAACGCGCCCTCGCTGATACCTATGCCGAAGCTCAGACGCTGCTCAATCAAGGCGCGGCTTATTACAGTCTGGGAGAAACCGCGCGGGCACTCGAAACTTACACGGCGTCACTTTCTTTCTGGCAAAAGGTGAAACATCGTCCGCGTGAGGCCACCACGCTGCACAACATCGGCTTGGTTTATGCGGCGCAGGGTGAGTTTCAGCAGGCGCTTGAGTACTATCTGCGCGCGCTGACTTTGCAACGGGTGCTGCAAAATCCCGAAGCGGAAGCGGATGAACTGAACAGCCTTGGCTCGATCAACGGACAACTGGGCGAATGGCAACAGGCGCTGACCTATTTTGAACAGGCATTGGCGCGTTGGCGGGTTGGCGGGAATCCGGCGAATGAGGCAGTGGCTCTCAAAAATATCGGCGCGGCTTATTTTGCGCTACAACAATTTCCGCCAGCGTTGGAGCATTACACCCGGGCGTTGAAATTGAATCAAGAGGTGCGCAATCGTCGTGGCGAAGCCCAAACGTTGGAAAAAATCGGCGAATTGCACGCCGCCCAGGCGCAACCGCTGAAAGCCCTCGAAGCGTTTGACCAAGCCCTGCCGTTGCGCCGCGCGCTGGAAGACCGCCGGGGCGAAGCCAGCACGCTCGCCCAATTGGGCAACGACTATCTGACCTTGGGTGTGGCGCAAAAAGCGCTGGATAATTTCACGCCAGCCCTGCCGCTTTATCGCGCCGTTGGCGACCGGCGCGGCGAGGCCAGTGTGCTTTACGGTTTGGCCCGCGTCGCATTTCTGCAAGAAATGCTCGCCGAAGCCCGCCAGTACATCGAAGCCGCTTTAACCATCGCCGAAGCCGTGCGCGCCGATGCCGGCAGCCAACAGGCGCGCACCTCTTACTTCGGCACCGTGCAGCAATACTACCAACTCGACGTTGACGTGCTGATGCAATTGCACCGCGTCCAACCCACAGCAGGTTTCGCCGCCCAAGCCTGGCAGACCAGCGAGCGCGCCCGTGCCCGCAGCTTGTTGGAAGAACTGGCCGACGCGCGCGCCGACATCCGCCAGGGCGCAGACCCGGCCCTGCTCGCGCGCGAACGCGAATTGCAGCAATTGCTCAACACCAAAGCCCAACGCCAATTGCAACTGCAAGAACAGCGCAGCGCCGAAACTTCTGTCAAAGGCTTGCAGCAAGATTTGAGCACGCTCGAAGACGAGTACCGCCAATTGCAATTCAAGCTGCGCCAAAGCAGCCCGCGTTACACGGCGTTGACGCAACCGCAACCGGTTGGACTGACGGAACTGCAACAGCAACTCGATGCCGACACGCTCTTGCTCGAATATGCGCTGGGGCCGGAGCGCAGCTATTTGTGGGCGGTGACGAAAACAGGGCTGACTGCCTATGAACTGCCCGCGCAAGCGCAAATCGCCAGCGCCGTGCAAACGCTCAACCGTTTGTTGACCGCGCGCGGTATCCGCGTTGTGGGCGAAACGCCGCCCCAGCAACGCACGCGGCTCGCCCAAGCCGACACGCAATTAAATGACGCAGCCCACGCGCTGAGCCGCCTGATCCTGTCGCCCGTCGCCGCACAACTCAAGCAACAGCCGCTGGTCATCATCGCCGATGGCGCGTTGCAATACGTGCCTTTTGCCATGCTGCCGGAACCAAGCAGAACGGAAGAGAAGGAAAGAGAGAATGCAGGAGCGCAATCCGCAATCCGCAATCCGCAATCCGCAATCCCCCTGATCGTAAATCACGAACTCGTCACGCTGCCCTCGGCCTCAACGCTGGCGGAATTGCGCAAAGCCTCGGCGGGCCGCACGCCTGCGCCAAAAATGCTGGCGGTGCTGGCCGATCCGGTTTTTAGCCGCGCCGATGCCCAGAGCCGCTTGAACACTGGCAAGACCGTTGCCGCCAAACCAGCGCCGCGCGCGCGCAGCATCCAGCACGAAGAAGAGAAACCTGCCGTCGCGCTGGGCCGCTTTCAAGCGCCGCGCTTGCCTTTCACGCGCCAGGAAGCCGAACGCATTTACGCGCTGGCCCCCGCCGAACAAAGCCTGAAAGCGCTGGATTATCAAGCCAGCCGCGCCACGGCGATGAGCGCGGAGCTGAGCCAATACCGCTATCTGCACTTCGCCACCCACGGCCTGGTAGACAGCGAGCACCCCGGCATGTCCGCCATCGTGCTCTCGCTCATAGACGAAAAAGGCCAACCGCAAAATGGTTTTTTGCGCGCCCACGAACTTTACAACCTGAACCTGCCCGCCGAATTGGTTGTGCTCAGCGCCTGCCAGACCGCCTTAGGCAAAGACTACAAAGGCGAAGGTCTGGTCGGCCTGACGCGCGGTTTTATGTACGCTGGCGCGCCCCGCGTCATCGTCAGTTTGTGGAACGTGAATGACAAAGCGACGGCGGAACTGATGGCGCGTTTTTACGAACGCATGCTCAGAGACGGCCAGCGCCCCGCCGCCGCCTTGCGCACGGCCCAGGTCGAGATGTGGCGGCAAAAGCAATGGGAAGCGCCCTATTACTGGGCGGCGTTTATGTTGCAGGGGGAATGGAAGTAA
- a CDS encoding Uma2 family endonuclease, whose amino-acid sequence MATPQSKLPPQPPAPRYTPEEYLRLERDADERHEYLDGEIYEMAGESWAHGDVSLNLAADLQQQLKGKPCRARTKDTKILSGPLPYNPRKPKGLFSYPDAVVICGEPELLDDFKDVVTNPTAIFEVLSPSTELRDRNLKFQRYGKWNPTLRDYVLVSQSAPLVEHFQRQADGSWLYRRYEGLEQHVPLASIGCTLLLAELYDRVEFPPDEAELPDVEELDE is encoded by the coding sequence ATGGCAACACCGCAAAGCAAGCTGCCACCACAACCGCCCGCACCGCGCTACACGCCCGAAGAGTATTTGCGCCTTGAACGCGACGCCGACGAACGGCACGAATACTTGGACGGCGAGATTTACGAAATGGCGGGGGAAAGCTGGGCACATGGCGATGTCAGCCTCAATTTGGCGGCTGACTTGCAGCAACAACTCAAGGGCAAGCCTTGCCGCGCGCGTACCAAAGACACCAAAATTCTCAGTGGCCCACTGCCTTACAATCCGCGCAAACCGAAAGGCTTGTTTTCGTACCCCGATGCCGTAGTGATTTGCGGAGAGCCGGAATTACTGGACGACTTCAAAGACGTCGTCACCAATCCAACAGCCATCTTTGAAGTGCTTTCGCCTTCGACCGAACTGCGCGACCGTAATTTGAAATTTCAACGCTACGGCAAATGGAATCCGACCTTGCGCGATTACGTGCTGGTCTCGCAAAGCGCGCCGCTGGTCGAGCATTTCCAGCGCCAAGCGGATGGCAGTTGGTTGTACCGCCGGTATGAAGGATTGGAGCAACACGTCCCTTTGGCAAGCATCGGCTGCACGCTGTTGCTCGCCGAACTGTACGACCGCGTCGAATTCCCGCCGGACGAAGCCGAGTTGCCAGACGTGGAAGAACTTGACGAATAA
- the hrpB gene encoding ATP-dependent helicase HrpB, with translation MQPLPIDDVLPALIAQFRQSANLVLEAPPGAGKTTRVPAALLDAHIVKGEVWVLEPRRLATRLAAHRVAEERGARLGETVGYQVRFEEVASPQTRLRFLTEGVLTRKLLHNPQLRNVGIVVLDEFHERHLQADLALALLRRLQRTTRPDLKLVAMSATLDAAPVAAFLQAPVLRSEGKRFDVAIEHAPREDQRPLAEQVVAALQRLLNEKLDGDVLVFLPGAAEIRRAQAACATLATQHDLLVLPLHGELSPTEQDRAVTPAAQRKVILSTNVAESSVTIDGVVAVIDSGLARVAAHSPWSGLPTLQVQRISQASATQRAGRAGRTRPGRCLRLFTAQDFQVRPKHDAPEIQRLDLAEAALELHAAGIADLSDFAWFEAPATPALNAADELLRKLGALDAQGRLTEIGRRMLRFPLHPRQARLLVEAETRGAAADACTIAALLGERDIHASNLFAGGPRAPCRAKHTGPSDVLERLDRFAEAARVNFAPGRLQEMDLEVGTVLAVERVRKQLVRLCAKDNAASRGANDHRHAGMRAYPGPASDTDEALLLALLAGYPDRVAKRRTLKGDNRELLLCAGGAAELSEASVVQQSAFLLALDAEQRNVAAGQRGSTLVRLASEIKPESLIDLFADQLREVTEARWNAQAERVEVFQRLLYDQLVLDESRVQQIHGPEAAHVLAEAALATGLQKFVDPEKVEQFCARADFIAAAFPEANLPNFGEAEIQQALVQLCDGLKSFAELRAAASKGGLVEVLRQQLTNEQQRLLAQHAPDAITLTGRRQVRVNYTRHQTPWIESRLQDFFGMKEGPKIAGGRVALVLHLLAPNQRAVQVTSDLAGFWQRHYPAIRRELSRRYPRHAWPENPLEAAAGKR, from the coding sequence ATGCAGCCACTTCCCATTGACGACGTCCTGCCCGCCCTCATCGCCCAATTCCGGCAATCCGCCAACTTAGTGCTCGAAGCCCCACCCGGTGCGGGCAAAACCACGCGTGTGCCCGCCGCCTTGCTTGACGCCCACATCGTCAAAGGCGAAGTCTGGGTGCTCGAACCGCGCCGCCTCGCCACGCGCCTGGCCGCGCACCGCGTCGCCGAAGAGCGCGGCGCGCGCCTGGGCGAAACCGTCGGCTATCAAGTCCGCTTTGAAGAAGTCGCCAGCCCGCAAACACGCCTGCGCTTCCTGACCGAAGGCGTGCTGACGCGCAAGCTGCTCCACAATCCGCAACTGCGCAATGTTGGTATCGTCGTGCTCGACGAATTCCACGAACGCCATCTGCAAGCCGATCTCGCGCTCGCGTTGCTGCGCCGCCTGCAACGAACCACGCGGCCTGACTTAAAGCTGGTCGCCATGTCGGCCACGCTCGACGCCGCGCCCGTGGCCGCGTTTCTGCAAGCGCCCGTGTTGCGATCAGAGGGCAAACGATTCGACGTCGCCATCGAACACGCGCCCCGCGAAGATCAGCGCCCATTGGCCGAACAGGTCGTCGCAGCCTTGCAGCGTTTGTTGAATGAAAAGCTCGACGGCGATGTGCTCGTCTTCCTGCCCGGCGCGGCAGAGATTCGCCGCGCCCAAGCCGCATGCGCAACGCTGGCCACACAACACGACTTGCTCGTGCTGCCCCTGCACGGCGAGCTTTCACCTACTGAGCAAGACCGCGCCGTCACGCCTGCCGCGCAACGCAAAGTGATCCTCTCGACCAATGTCGCCGAAAGCTCCGTCACGATTGACGGCGTCGTCGCGGTGATTGATTCCGGCCTCGCCCGCGTCGCCGCGCATTCGCCCTGGTCGGGCTTGCCCACGTTGCAAGTCCAACGCATCAGCCAAGCCTCCGCCACACAACGCGCTGGGCGCGCCGGTCGCACACGGCCCGGACGCTGTTTGCGGTTGTTCACCGCGCAAGACTTCCAAGTCCGCCCCAAGCACGATGCGCCCGAAATCCAGCGCCTCGATCTGGCCGAAGCTGCGCTCGAATTGCACGCGGCGGGCATCGCTGACTTATCCGACTTTGCTTGGTTTGAAGCGCCCGCGACGCCAGCCCTCAATGCAGCCGATGAATTGCTGCGCAAACTCGGCGCGCTTGATGCGCAAGGTCGCCTCACCGAAATCGGCAGACGGATGCTGCGCTTCCCGCTGCATCCACGCCAGGCGCGCTTGCTGGTCGAAGCCGAAACGCGCGGCGCGGCGGCGGACGCCTGCACCATCGCGGCGCTACTTGGCGAACGCGACATCCACGCCAGCAACCTCTTTGCGGGCGGGCCACGCGCGCCGTGCCGCGCCAAACACACCGGGCCGAGCGATGTGCTCGAACGGCTGGATCGTTTTGCCGAAGCCGCCCGCGTCAACTTCGCGCCGGGACGCTTGCAGGAAATGGATTTGGAAGTCGGCACGGTGTTGGCCGTGGAGCGCGTGCGCAAACAACTGGTGCGGTTGTGCGCAAAGGATAACGCTGCGAGCCGAGGGGCGAACGATCACCGGCACGCAGGGATGCGTGCGTACCCAGGGCCAGCCTCAGACACAGACGAAGCCCTGTTGCTTGCCTTACTAGCCGGGTATCCCGACCGCGTCGCCAAACGCCGCACACTGAAAGGCGACAATCGCGAGCTATTGCTGTGCGCGGGCGGTGCGGCTGAATTGTCCGAAGCCAGCGTCGTCCAACAAAGCGCTTTCCTGCTCGCGCTGGATGCCGAGCAACGCAACGTCGCAGCCGGGCAGCGCGGCAGCACGCTGGTGCGGCTCGCTTCGGAAATCAAACCCGAATCGCTGATTGATCTCTTTGCCGACCAGTTGCGCGAAGTCACCGAAGCGCGTTGGAACGCCCAGGCCGAGCGCGTCGAAGTCTTCCAGCGACTGCTTTACGACCAACTGGTGCTTGATGAAAGCCGCGTCCAGCAAATCCACGGGCCTGAAGCTGCGCACGTGCTGGCCGAAGCCGCGCTGGCCACCGGTTTGCAGAAATTCGTAGACCCCGAAAAGGTCGAACAGTTTTGCGCGCGTGCTGATTTCATCGCCGCCGCTTTTCCCGAAGCCAACTTGCCCAACTTTGGCGAAGCAGAAATTCAGCAAGCTTTGGTGCAGCTTTGCGACGGCTTGAAAAGCTTCGCCGAGTTGCGCGCGGCAGCCAGTAAGGGCGGATTGGTTGAAGTCCTGCGACAACAACTGACCAACGAACAGCAACGCCTGCTCGCCCAACATGCGCCCGATGCCATCACGCTAACCGGACGCCGCCAGGTGCGCGTCAATTACACGCGTCACCAAACACCCTGGATCGAGTCGCGCTTGCAGGATTTTTTCGGCATGAAAGAAGGGCCGAAAATTGCCGGTGGCCGTGTCGCCTTGGTGCTGCATCTGCTCGCGCCCAATCAGCGCGCGGTGCAAGTGACGAGCGATCTGGCGGGTTTCTGGCAACGCCATTACCCGGCCATTCGGCGCGAACTCAGCCGCCGCTATCCGCGCCACGCCTGGCCTGAGAATCCTTTGGAAGCGGCGGCTGGCAAACGCTGA